A section of the Ornithinimicrobium sufpigmenti genome encodes:
- the rplA gene encoding 50S ribosomal protein L1, with amino-acid sequence MKRSKAYRAAADKIEEGKFYAPREAVRLAKETASTKYDSTVEVALRLGVDPRKADQLVRGTVNLPNGTGKTARVVVLANGDKAEAAREAGADYVGSDDLIERIGGGWTDFDAVVATPDLMGKVGRLGKILGPRGLMPNPKTGTVTMDTGKAVSDIKGGKIEFRVDKHSNLHFIIGKASFDEAKLVENYSAAIDEILRLKPSSSKGRYVTKATVSTTMGPGIPVDPARVGTVADATSE; translated from the coding sequence ATGAAGCGCAGCAAGGCCTACCGCGCCGCGGCGGACAAGATCGAGGAGGGCAAGTTCTACGCCCCCCGCGAGGCTGTCCGCCTGGCCAAGGAGACCGCCTCCACCAAGTACGACTCGACCGTCGAGGTCGCCCTGCGGCTCGGCGTCGACCCCCGCAAGGCCGACCAGCTCGTCCGCGGCACCGTCAACCTGCCCAACGGCACCGGCAAGACCGCCCGCGTGGTCGTGCTCGCCAACGGTGACAAGGCCGAGGCCGCCCGCGAGGCCGGCGCCGACTACGTCGGCTCGGACGACCTGATCGAGCGGATCGGCGGCGGCTGGACCGACTTCGACGCGGTCGTGGCCACCCCGGACCTGATGGGCAAGGTCGGTCGGCTGGGCAAGATCCTGGGCCCCCGCGGCCTGATGCCGAACCCCAAGACCGGCACCGTGACGATGGACACCGGCAAGGCCGTGTCCGACATCAAGGGCGGCAAGATCGAGTTCCGCGTCGACAAGCACAGCAACCTGCACTTCATCATCGGCAAGGCCTCCTTCGACGAGGCCAAGCTGGTGGAGAACTACAGCGCGGCGATCGACGAGATCCTGCGGCTGAAGCCGTCCTCCTCCAAGGGTCGCTACGTCACCAAGGCGACCGTCAGCACGACGATGGGCCCCGGCATCCCCGTGGACCCGGCTCGCGTGGGCACCGTGGCGGACGCCACCTCGGAGTGA
- the rplK gene encoding 50S ribosomal protein L11 has translation MPPKKKVSGFIKLQIQAGAATPAPPVGPALGQHGVNIMEFVKAYNAATESQRGNVIPVEITVYEDRSFTFITKTPPAAELIKKAAGVAKGSGEPHKTKVASLTDAQLTEIAEMKMKDLNAVDVDMAKRIIAGTARSMGITTP, from the coding sequence ATGCCCCCCAAGAAGAAGGTCTCCGGCTTCATCAAGCTGCAGATCCAGGCCGGTGCCGCCACGCCCGCCCCGCCCGTCGGCCCCGCGCTGGGTCAGCACGGCGTCAACATCATGGAGTTCGTCAAGGCGTACAACGCCGCGACGGAGTCCCAGCGTGGCAACGTCATCCCCGTCGAGATCACGGTCTACGAGGACCGCTCGTTCACCTTCATCACCAAGACCCCTCCGGCCGCCGAGCTGATCAAGAAGGCTGCCGGCGTCGCCAAGGGCTCGGGCGAGCCGCACAAGACGAAGGTCGCCTCGCTGACCGACGCGCAGCTCACCGAGATCGCCGAGATGAAGATGAAGGACCTCAACGCCGTCGACGTGGACATGGCCAAGCGGATCATCGCTGGCACCGCCCGCTCGATGGGCATCACCACCCCCTGA
- the nusG gene encoding transcription termination/antitermination protein NusG, translated as MSQQTPDHDEVTAEQSVQDADLEAAERFDGAVDAVETDEAAPTDVEDEVYGEADDITTEAPADDADAAEIDEAPAAEAAEPVDPLEEFKQSLRGKFGDWYVIHSYAGYENRVKHNLETRIVSLNMEDYIFEVEVPMEEVTEIKNGQRKQVRRVRMPGYVLVRMELTDESWGAVRHTPGVTGFVGNAHQPVPLSIDEVVSMLAPVFEAPVAAEAKGEDAAAFGLPAGAPQVDFEVGESVTVMEGPFETLPATISEILPESNKLKVLVSIFGRETPVELSYNQVAKL; from the coding sequence ATGTCCCAGCAGACCCCTGACCACGACGAGGTCACGGCCGAGCAGTCCGTCCAGGACGCCGACCTGGAGGCCGCCGAGCGATTCGACGGTGCCGTCGACGCCGTCGAGACCGACGAGGCCGCCCCGACCGACGTCGAGGACGAGGTCTACGGCGAGGCCGACGACATCACCACCGAGGCACCGGCCGACGACGCTGACGCCGCCGAGATCGACGAGGCGCCCGCGGCCGAGGCCGCCGAGCCGGTCGACCCGCTGGAGGAGTTCAAGCAGAGCCTGCGCGGCAAGTTCGGCGACTGGTACGTCATCCACTCCTACGCGGGCTATGAGAACCGGGTCAAGCACAACCTGGAGACCCGGATCGTCAGCCTCAACATGGAGGACTACATCTTCGAGGTGGAGGTCCCCATGGAGGAGGTGACCGAGATCAAGAACGGCCAGCGCAAGCAGGTCCGCCGCGTGCGAATGCCTGGCTACGTGCTGGTCCGGATGGAGCTCACCGACGAGTCCTGGGGCGCCGTGCGGCACACCCCCGGCGTGACCGGCTTCGTCGGCAACGCCCACCAGCCGGTGCCGCTGTCGATCGACGAGGTCGTCTCCATGCTGGCCCCCGTCTTCGAGGCCCCGGTCGCCGCCGAGGCCAAGGGCGAGGACGCCGCCGCCTTCGGGCTGCCGGCCGGCGCGCCGCAGGTCGACTTCGAGGTCGGCGAGTCGGTCACCGTCATGGAGGGTCCGTTCGAGACCCTGCCCGCCACCATCTCCGAGATCCTGCCCGAGAGCAACAAGCTCAAGGTGCTGGTCTCCATCTTCGGCCGCGAGACCCCCGTCGAGCTGTCCTACAACCAGGTCGCCAAGCTCTGA
- the secE gene encoding preprotein translocase subunit SecE, with protein sequence MANPAHDTEGVARNQPGSGQPPRPATFVAQVMAELRKVVQPTRQELITYTIVVFVFVVVMIGFIFGLDQVFQRLVALVFAG encoded by the coding sequence GTGGCGAACCCGGCCCACGACACCGAGGGTGTCGCGCGCAACCAGCCTGGCTCTGGCCAGCCGCCGCGACCGGCGACCTTCGTCGCCCAGGTCATGGCCGAGCTGCGCAAGGTCGTCCAGCCGACGCGGCAGGAGCTGATCACCTACACGATCGTCGTCTTCGTCTTCGTCGTGGTGATGATCGGCTTCATCTTCGGCCTGGACCAGGTCTTCCAGCGGCTCGTCGCCCTCGTCTTCGCGGGCTGA
- a CDS encoding pyridoxal phosphate-dependent aminotransferase, which translates to MSEHTQRTRISRRIGAIAESATLAVDARAKELKAQGRPVIGFGAGEPDAPTPDYIVQAAIEAASNPVNHRYSPAGGLPDLKAAIVAKTARDSGYAVEPAQVMVTNGGKQAVYNAFATLLDPGDEVLLPAPYWTTYPEAIRLAGGEPVEVFAGADQGYLVTVEQLESARTERTKVLLFCSPSNPTGAVYPPEQVEQVGRWALEHGIWVVTDEIYEHLVYDGAQATSMPVLVPELADTCVVLNGVAKTYAMTGWRVGWMIGPKDVIRAATNLQSHATSNVANVSQRAAIAALEGSLEAVETMRSAFDRRRATMVEMLNAIEGVHCPVPQGAFYAYPNVEGVLGRTIRGRTPQTSAELAALILDEVEVAVVPGEAFGPSGYLRLSYALGDDDLVEGVGRIQALLAEAR; encoded by the coding sequence GTGAGCGAGCACACGCAGAGGACCCGTATCTCCCGCCGGATCGGCGCGATCGCCGAGTCGGCCACCCTGGCGGTCGACGCCCGCGCCAAGGAGCTGAAGGCGCAGGGCCGGCCGGTCATCGGCTTCGGTGCCGGTGAGCCGGACGCCCCGACCCCCGACTACATCGTGCAGGCGGCGATCGAGGCGGCCAGCAACCCGGTCAACCACCGCTACTCCCCCGCGGGCGGCCTGCCCGACCTCAAGGCCGCGATCGTGGCCAAGACGGCGCGCGACTCCGGGTATGCCGTGGAACCGGCGCAGGTGATGGTCACCAACGGTGGCAAGCAGGCGGTGTACAACGCCTTCGCCACGCTGCTGGACCCGGGCGACGAGGTGCTCCTGCCGGCGCCGTACTGGACCACCTACCCCGAGGCGATCCGGCTGGCGGGCGGAGAGCCGGTCGAGGTCTTCGCCGGCGCGGACCAGGGCTACCTGGTCACCGTGGAGCAGCTGGAGTCCGCGCGCACCGAGCGGACGAAGGTCCTGCTCTTCTGCTCCCCCTCCAACCCCACCGGTGCGGTCTACCCGCCGGAGCAGGTCGAGCAGGTCGGCCGCTGGGCGCTGGAGCACGGCATCTGGGTGGTCACCGACGAGATCTACGAGCACCTGGTCTACGACGGTGCGCAGGCGACGTCGATGCCGGTCCTGGTGCCCGAGCTCGCGGACACCTGCGTGGTGCTCAACGGGGTGGCCAAGACCTATGCGATGACCGGCTGGCGGGTCGGCTGGATGATCGGCCCCAAGGACGTCATCAGGGCCGCGACCAACCTGCAGAGCCACGCGACCTCCAACGTCGCCAACGTCTCCCAGCGCGCGGCGATCGCCGCCCTGGAGGGCTCGCTGGAGGCCGTCGAGACGATGCGGTCGGCGTTCGACCGTCGGCGGGCCACCATGGTGGAGATGCTCAACGCCATCGAGGGCGTGCACTGCCCGGTGCCGCAGGGCGCGTTCTACGCCTACCCCAACGTCGAGGGCGTCCTCGGCCGGACGATCCGGGGGCGCACCCCGCAGACCAGCGCCGAGCTCGCCGCACTGATCCTCGACGAGGTCGAGGTCGCGGTGGTGCCGGGCGAGGCCTTCGGCCCCTCCGGCTACCTGCGGCTGTCCTACGCCCTGGGCGACGACGACCTCGTCGAGGGCGTCGGCCGGATCCAGGCCCTGCTGGCCGAGGCTCGCTGA
- the argG gene encoding argininosuccinate synthase, whose amino-acid sequence MSKVLTSIPVGERVGIAFSGGLDTSVAVAWMREKGAVPCTYTADIGQYDEPEIDTVPSRALEYGSEIARLVDCRAELVEEGLVALACGAFHLRSGGRTYFNTTPLGRAVTGTMLIKAMKEDDVNIWGDGSTFKGNDIERFYRYGLLANSNLRIYKPWLDEAFVDELGGRDEMSQWLSERDLPYRASQEKAYSTDANIWGATHEAKKLEHLDTSMEIVEPIMGVPFWDEAEHIQAETVTVTFQHGRPVAINGDDFGGDPVRLVMRANEIGGRHGLGMADQIENRIIEAKSRGIYEAPGIALLHIVYERLVNAIHNEDTIAAYHNQGRVLGRLLYEGRWLDPQALMIRESLQRWVASAITGEVTLRLRRGDDYTIVSTDGSTFSYHPDKLSMERVTNAAFGPTDRIGQLTMRNLDIADSRARLEQYVGMGLLGSGGAAASAMGLATTSLVGELTPGGAERIAGGVGPTEDEEEALDRAAMESGTD is encoded by the coding sequence ATGTCCAAGGTCTTGACGAGCATCCCCGTCGGTGAACGGGTCGGGATCGCCTTCTCCGGCGGTCTCGACACCTCTGTCGCAGTCGCGTGGATGCGTGAGAAGGGCGCCGTGCCCTGCACCTACACGGCAGACATCGGTCAGTACGACGAGCCGGAGATCGACACCGTGCCCAGCCGCGCGCTGGAGTACGGCTCGGAGATCGCCCGGCTGGTGGACTGCCGCGCCGAGCTGGTCGAGGAGGGCCTGGTCGCCCTGGCCTGCGGCGCCTTCCACCTGCGCTCCGGCGGCCGCACCTACTTCAACACCACCCCGCTGGGCCGGGCCGTGACCGGCACCATGCTCATCAAGGCGATGAAGGAGGACGACGTCAACATCTGGGGCGACGGCTCCACCTTCAAGGGCAACGACATCGAGCGGTTCTACCGCTACGGGCTGTTGGCCAACTCCAACCTGCGCATCTACAAGCCCTGGCTCGACGAGGCCTTCGTCGACGAGCTCGGCGGGCGCGACGAGATGAGCCAGTGGCTCTCCGAGCGCGACCTGCCCTACCGCGCCAGCCAGGAGAAGGCCTACTCCACCGACGCCAACATCTGGGGCGCCACCCACGAGGCCAAGAAGCTGGAGCACCTCGACACCTCGATGGAGATCGTCGAGCCGATCATGGGCGTGCCCTTCTGGGACGAGGCGGAGCACATCCAGGCGGAGACGGTCACCGTGACCTTCCAGCACGGCCGGCCGGTCGCGATCAACGGCGACGACTTCGGTGGCGACCCCGTCCGCCTGGTGATGCGGGCCAACGAGATCGGGGGCCGGCACGGGCTGGGGATGGCCGACCAGATCGAGAACCGGATCATCGAGGCCAAGTCGCGCGGGATCTACGAGGCCCCGGGGATCGCGCTGCTGCACATCGTCTACGAGCGGCTGGTCAACGCCATCCACAACGAGGACACGATCGCGGCCTACCACAACCAGGGCCGCGTCCTGGGTCGCCTGCTCTACGAGGGCCGCTGGCTGGACCCGCAGGCCCTGATGATCCGCGAGTCCCTGCAGCGCTGGGTGGCCTCAGCCATCACCGGCGAGGTCACCCTGCGGCTGCGCCGCGGCGACGACTACACGATCGTCTCCACGGACGGGTCGACCTTCTCCTACCACCCGGACAAGCTGTCCATGGAGCGGGTGACCAACGCCGCGTTCGGGCCGACGGACCGGATCGGCCAGCTGACCATGCGCAACCTGGACATCGCCGACTCCCGTGCGCGGCTGGAGCAGTATGTCGGGATGGGCCTCCTCGGGTCCGGCGGCGCCGCCGCGTCGGCCATGGGCCTGGCCACCACCTCGCTGGTGGGCGAGCTGACCCCGGGCGGCGCCGAGCGCATCGCCGGCGGCGTCGGCCCGACCGAGGACGAGGAGGAGGCGCTGGACCGCGCCGCGATGGAGTCCGGCACCGACTAG
- a CDS encoding ABC transporter permease subunit codes for MNATISRLALRALVGQRRGLVLLALPLLLVALAATVRMLTGAAVDGQTIIVEVGLGIVVPVVALLAANGVLGPEIDDGSVVYLLSTPVSRYAMAVSKWATAAGVSVLLSAVGLAAAALAGGLGADWALGSVVAGAVGAVLYTALFTAFSAATRHGMIAGLVYVLILEGAMGALLSGLRYVSVYSITQRLTEALSALDLGVDMGLGYAVVAGLVILVAGVGAAGWRLQRFQLRGDE; via the coding sequence ATGAACGCGACGATCAGCCGCCTTGCCCTGCGGGCCCTCGTCGGCCAGCGCCGAGGCCTGGTCCTCCTGGCGCTGCCGCTTCTGCTGGTTGCTCTGGCGGCCACCGTGCGGATGCTCACCGGTGCGGCCGTCGACGGGCAGACGATCATCGTCGAGGTCGGGCTGGGCATCGTCGTGCCGGTCGTGGCGCTCCTGGCCGCCAACGGCGTGCTCGGACCCGAGATCGACGACGGCTCGGTCGTCTACCTGCTCTCCACCCCCGTGTCCCGGTATGCCATGGCCGTCTCCAAGTGGGCCACCGCCGCCGGCGTCTCCGTGCTGCTCAGCGCGGTCGGGCTCGCCGCGGCCGCGCTCGCCGGCGGGCTCGGGGCAGACTGGGCGCTGGGCTCCGTCGTGGCCGGCGCGGTCGGGGCCGTGCTCTACACCGCGCTCTTCACCGCGTTCTCGGCCGCGACCCGGCACGGGATGATCGCCGGACTCGTCTACGTGCTGATCCTCGAGGGGGCGATGGGCGCGCTGCTCAGCGGCCTGCGCTACGTCTCGGTGTACTCGATCACCCAGCGGCTGACCGAGGCCCTCTCCGCGCTGGACCTCGGTGTGGACATGGGCCTGGGGTATGCCGTGGTGGCGGGGCTCGTCATCCTTGTCGCCGGCGTCGGTGCCGCCGGGTGGCGCCTGCAGCGCTTCCAGTTGCGCGGTGATGAATAG
- a CDS encoding ABC transporter ATP-binding protein, translating into MSELVLDSVSRWYGNVVAVNDVTMTIGPGVTGLLGPNGAGKSTLIALMSGFLEASAGTVTLDGERVWRNVEVYRRLGLVPEREVSFAYLTGRQFVQANAELHKLPDPRAATQRALEEVDLVDAADRAISTYSKGMRQRAKLASALVHEPQVLLLDEPFNGVDPRQRMHLMDLLTRMGEQGRTVLFSSHILEEVEHIARHVEVVVAGRHAASGDFGAIRRLMTDRPTRYTVRSSDDRALAAALMGQPSVRGVSLETPAGSSEVHVEVTDMGDFARALPALARAAGITVRELTPTDESLESVFTYLVQS; encoded by the coding sequence ATGAGTGAGCTCGTCCTGGACAGCGTCAGCCGCTGGTACGGCAACGTGGTCGCGGTCAACGACGTCACGATGACGATCGGCCCGGGGGTCACCGGCCTGCTGGGGCCCAACGGGGCCGGCAAGTCGACGCTGATCGCCCTGATGTCCGGCTTCCTGGAGGCCTCCGCCGGGACCGTCACCCTGGACGGGGAGCGGGTCTGGCGCAACGTCGAGGTCTACCGCAGGCTCGGGCTCGTCCCCGAGCGCGAGGTCAGCTTCGCCTACCTCACCGGCCGCCAGTTCGTGCAGGCCAACGCCGAGCTGCACAAGCTGCCCGATCCGCGCGCCGCCACCCAGCGAGCGCTGGAGGAGGTCGACCTCGTCGACGCCGCGGACCGGGCGATCAGCACCTACTCCAAGGGGATGCGCCAGCGGGCCAAGCTGGCCAGTGCGCTGGTGCACGAGCCCCAGGTGCTGCTCCTGGACGAGCCGTTCAACGGTGTCGACCCCCGGCAGCGGATGCACCTGATGGACCTGCTCACCCGGATGGGGGAGCAGGGCCGCACGGTGCTCTTCTCCAGCCACATCCTGGAGGAGGTCGAGCACATCGCCCGGCACGTCGAGGTGGTCGTCGCGGGACGGCACGCCGCCAGCGGCGACTTCGGCGCCATCCGGCGGCTGATGACCGACCGGCCCACCCGCTACACGGTGCGCAGCAGCGACGACCGCGCCCTGGCCGCGGCCCTCATGGGCCAGCCCAGCGTGCGCGGCGTCAGCCTGGAGACCCCGGCCGGCTCCAGCGAGGTGCACGTGGAGGTCACTGACATGGGCGACTTCGCCCGCGCCCTGCCGGCCCTGGCCCGCGCCGCGGGGATCACCGTCCGCGAGCTCACCCCCACCGACGAGTCGCTGGAGTCGGTCTTCACCTACCTGGTGCAGTCATGA
- a CDS encoding ABC transporter permease: protein MTTDGHGSVIHDIGYRPYRGPRQSRWGIIAGLLRHGALSTFGFGRSGKAKVLPFALLFMSLVPALVLVGIVSFLGLSSALLDYAGYQQNISFFVILFVAAQAPVLFTRDLRSGVISLYLARPLGSTTFALVRWASLVLAILAFVITPLVVMLIGGLTAGTDFTEELPRWLVAMAGAVLLAVLLATVGAVASCLTMRRGLAIGGSIVVLLFGLGMTAILQEVANEQGQQGIATWLGLLSPFVLVDAVQHGLGDATAAFEAPPEDTLTALAMLLIALGLAALGLLFLVRRYRNRGAR from the coding sequence GTGACGACCGACGGACATGGCAGCGTCATCCACGACATCGGCTACCGCCCCTACCGCGGGCCGCGCCAGAGCAGGTGGGGCATCATCGCCGGCCTGCTGCGGCACGGGGCGCTGTCGACGTTCGGCTTCGGCCGCTCCGGTAAGGCCAAGGTGCTGCCGTTCGCCCTGCTCTTCATGTCGCTCGTGCCGGCCCTCGTGCTCGTCGGGATCGTCAGCTTCCTCGGGCTCAGCTCCGCGCTGCTGGACTACGCCGGCTACCAGCAGAACATCTCCTTCTTCGTCATCCTCTTCGTCGCCGCCCAGGCGCCGGTGCTCTTCACCCGGGACCTGCGCTCGGGGGTGATCAGCCTCTACCTGGCCCGCCCGCTGGGGTCGACCACCTTCGCGCTGGTCCGCTGGGCCTCGCTGGTGCTGGCCATCCTGGCCTTCGTCATCACCCCGCTGGTCGTCATGTTGATCGGTGGTCTGACGGCGGGGACCGACTTCACCGAGGAGCTGCCCCGTTGGCTGGTCGCGATGGCCGGGGCGGTGCTCCTGGCGGTCCTGCTGGCCACCGTCGGGGCGGTGGCGTCGTGCCTGACCATGCGGCGCGGGCTGGCGATCGGCGGCTCGATCGTCGTGCTGCTCTTCGGCCTGGGCATGACGGCGATCCTGCAGGAGGTGGCCAACGAGCAGGGACAGCAGGGCATCGCGACCTGGCTCGGGCTGCTCTCGCCGTTCGTCCTCGTCGACGCCGTGCAGCACGGGCTCGGGGATGCGACCGCCGCCTTCGAGGCCCCGCCCGAGGACACGCTCACCGCCCTCGCGATGCTCCTGATCGCCCTGGGTCTGGCCGCCCTCGGGCTGCTCTTCCTCGTCCGCCGCTACCGGAACAGGGGTGCCCGATGA
- a CDS encoding ABC transporter ATP-binding protein yields the protein MGVIQTQTLGMRYGAAQVAALSDLSVEIGDGVTGLVGANGAGKSTLIKILLGLLTPTSGGAQVLGHDIRTEGMQIREAVGYMPEHDCLPPDMRAIDFVVHMGRVSGLPPAAARERAADVLRHVGLAEERYRLMGGYSTGMKQRAKLAQALVHDPRLVMLDEPTNGLDPAARDDMLSLVRRIGHDFGIPVLVTSHLLGELERISDHVVVLDGGHLLRSQATRSFLGDTGLVLVEVLGDPGPDGTDAQTRMGHALAARGLSCRPRGGLIEIDPLPADPRATPDPRATPDPPTPDPPTPDRTREKDPQDTAEVPTGHAEGPDRTREEAAADTADARAAALAYDRLRDLVRDTAADLGLGLVRVQPETGRLEDVFREEVTP from the coding sequence GTGGGGGTGATCCAGACACAGACGCTCGGGATGCGCTACGGCGCCGCTCAGGTCGCTGCGCTCAGCGACCTGAGCGTGGAGATCGGGGACGGCGTGACCGGTCTGGTCGGGGCCAACGGGGCGGGCAAGTCCACGCTGATCAAGATCCTGCTGGGCCTGCTCACGCCCACCTCCGGTGGCGCGCAGGTGCTGGGGCACGACATCCGCACGGAGGGGATGCAGATCCGCGAGGCGGTCGGCTACATGCCCGAGCACGACTGCCTGCCTCCCGACATGCGCGCCATCGACTTCGTGGTGCACATGGGGCGCGTCTCGGGGCTCCCCCCGGCAGCGGCGCGCGAGCGGGCCGCCGACGTGCTGCGGCACGTGGGGCTGGCCGAGGAGCGCTACCGCCTCATGGGCGGCTACTCCACCGGGATGAAGCAGCGGGCCAAGCTGGCCCAGGCCCTCGTCCACGACCCCCGGCTCGTCATGCTCGACGAGCCGACCAACGGCCTGGACCCTGCCGCCCGCGACGACATGCTCTCCCTGGTGCGCCGGATCGGCCACGACTTCGGCATCCCGGTCCTGGTCACCTCCCACCTGCTGGGCGAGCTGGAGCGAATCAGCGACCACGTGGTCGTCCTCGACGGCGGGCACCTGCTGCGCTCCCAGGCCACCCGGTCCTTCCTCGGCGACACCGGCCTCGTCCTGGTCGAGGTCCTGGGGGACCCGGGTCCGGACGGCACCGACGCACAGACCCGGATGGGGCACGCGCTGGCCGCCCGCGGCCTGTCCTGCCGGCCGCGGGGAGGTCTCATCGAGATCGACCCGCTCCCGGCCGACCCACGGGCGACCCCCGACCCACGGGCGACCCCCGACCCACCCACCCCTGACCCACCCACCCCCGACAGGACACGCGAGAAGGACCCACAGGACACGGCAGAGGTCCCGACAGGACACGCGGAAGGGCCGGACAGGACACGCGAAGAGGCCGCGGCAGACACGGCGGACGCGCGTGCCGCCGCCCTCGCCTACGACCGGCTGCGCGACCTCGTGCGCGACACCGCCGCCGATCTCGGCCTGGGTCTGGTGCGCGTCCAGCCGGAGACCGGCCGCCTCGAAGACGTCTTCCGCGAGGAGGTGACCCCGTGA
- a CDS encoding adenosine deaminase → MPDRTRSVHALPKAHLHLHFTGSMRVQTVREMAAKHGLRLPPALTTQWPPQLSARDERGWFRFQRLYDSARACVRDEEDLRRIVREAAEDDAAEGSRWLELQVDPTSYAPSVGGLTPAMEIILDEARLASETTGTQVAIVVAASRMRHPLDARTLARLASQYAGYGPGSVVGFGLSNDERRGMTAEFEGAFRIARRAGLVSVPHAGELLGADHVQVALDHLRPHRLGHGVRAVEDPEVLRQVVEREIVLEVCPGSNVALGVYPTLADVPLSRLLDARAKVALGADDPLLFGTRLADQYLSAREDHGLSDEVLADLARASIEGARAPADVRREVLQGIDAWLADEPA, encoded by the coding sequence ATGCCAGACCGCACGCGCTCCGTCCACGCGCTGCCGAAGGCCCACCTGCACCTGCACTTCACCGGGTCGATGCGGGTGCAGACCGTGCGGGAGATGGCCGCCAAGCACGGGCTGCGGCTGCCGCCGGCGCTCACGACGCAGTGGCCTCCGCAGCTCTCGGCCCGGGACGAGCGGGGCTGGTTCCGCTTCCAGCGGCTCTACGACTCCGCCCGCGCCTGCGTCCGGGACGAGGAGGACCTGCGCCGGATCGTCCGCGAGGCGGCCGAGGACGACGCCGCGGAGGGGTCGCGCTGGCTGGAGCTGCAGGTGGACCCCACCTCCTACGCCCCGTCCGTCGGCGGGCTGACCCCGGCGATGGAGATCATCCTGGACGAGGCCCGCCTCGCCAGCGAGACGACCGGCACCCAGGTCGCCATCGTCGTGGCCGCCAGCCGGATGCGGCACCCCCTCGATGCGCGGACGCTGGCGCGGCTGGCCTCCCAGTACGCCGGCTACGGCCCCGGCTCGGTCGTCGGCTTCGGGCTGTCCAACGACGAGCGTCGGGGAATGACAGCTGAGTTCGAGGGCGCCTTCCGGATCGCCCGGCGCGCCGGCCTGGTCAGCGTCCCGCACGCCGGGGAGCTCCTCGGCGCCGACCACGTGCAGGTCGCTCTCGACCACCTCCGCCCGCACCGGCTCGGCCACGGGGTGCGCGCCGTCGAGGACCCCGAGGTGCTGCGTCAGGTGGTGGAGCGGGAGATCGTCCTCGAGGTCTGCCCGGGCAGCAACGTCGCCCTCGGCGTCTACCCGACCCTGGCCGACGTCCCGCTGAGCCGGTTGCTGGACGCCCGCGCGAAGGTGGCGCTCGGCGCCGACGACCCGTTGCTCTTCGGAACCCGCCTGGCCGACCAGTACCTCTCGGCGAGGGAGGACCACGGCCTGTCCGACGAGGTGCTGGCCGACCTGGCCCGGGCCTCCATCGAGGGCGCCCGCGCACCTGCGGACGTGCGCCGCGAGGTGCTGCAGGGCATCGACGCCTGGCTCGCCGACGAGCCTGCCTGA